One Fibrobacter sp. UWB16 DNA window includes the following coding sequences:
- the upp gene encoding uracil phosphoribosyltransferase, translated as MENVTIFKHPLIQHKISHLRDKETGTNEFRRLVEEIAMLEGFEALADLPLKDKEIETPIEKCTTPVLAGRKLALIPILRAGLGMVSGMQALVPSAKVGHIGLYRDESTHEPVEYYCKLPDPIDERQIVVVDPMLATGGSAADAISMIKKHGGKKIKFMCIIAAPEGLKKLHDAHPDVQIYVGHLDRCLNEVAYICPGLGDAGDRIFGTK; from the coding sequence ATGGAAAACGTGACCATTTTCAAGCACCCGCTTATACAACACAAAATTTCGCACCTGCGCGACAAGGAAACGGGCACTAACGAATTTCGCCGTCTTGTCGAAGAAATCGCGATGCTCGAAGGGTTCGAGGCCCTGGCGGACCTCCCGCTTAAAGACAAGGAAATCGAGACCCCCATTGAAAAATGCACTACGCCGGTGCTTGCCGGGCGAAAGCTCGCCCTGATTCCGATTCTACGCGCGGGGCTCGGCATGGTCTCCGGTATGCAGGCGCTGGTCCCTTCAGCAAAAGTGGGCCACATCGGACTTTACCGGGATGAAAGCACGCACGAACCGGTGGAATACTACTGCAAGCTCCCAGACCCGATTGACGAGCGGCAAATCGTAGTCGTGGACCCCATGCTTGCGACTGGCGGGTCTGCCGCCGATGCCATCAGCATGATAAAGAAACACGGTGGCAAGAAGATTAAGTTCATGTGCATCATCGCCGCTCCCGAAGGCTTGAAAAAACTGCACGACGCACACCCCGATGTCCAGATTTATGTCGGGCATCTGGACCGCTGCCTGAACGAGGTTGCCTACATTTGCCCCGGCCTCGGTGATGCCGGCGACCGCATTTTCGGAACGAAATAG